The stretch of DNA GGAAGAAAGTATGAAACAGATTGAGGTGGGATACGGCGCGGCGGAGGGAAAGGATTCTTTCTCCGTCGGTGCGGAGGCCGCCCTCAAAGCAGCCGAAGGGATCACCTCGCACCCCCTATCCGCGGTGCTCGTTTTTGCGTCGGTTCGTTACCATCTGCCTGAATTGCTTGGGGGAATCCATCATATCATGGGCCATGTCCCCGTATTTGGAGCCACCACCGCCGGCGAAATCTGTAACGGGTCTTTACACGGGAGCGTGGTTGTAACCGCCTTGGCTTCAGCGAATCTTCGAGTGCGACTGGGGCTCGGGAAACATGTTTCCGCCGGATGGCGAAAGGCGGTGGAACAGGCCATCGGCTCGACCGAGATCCGACCCTATTTCTCAGGCAACGACAGCGAAATTTGGGCGGAAATGACGCGCAAGGGCAAGTCGATTTTCGGCATACTCTTTTCACCCGGAAACACCCGCCATGCCGATTCCCGCAGTTTCGAAACGCTGGAAGAGCTCAAGCGACTGTCGGCCGGCCGGATTCCTTTTTTCGGCGGCAGTGCGGCCGACGATTGGAACATGGAAGCCAATTTTGTCCTGCATAACATCGAGGCGCATGCGGACAGCCTGCTGGTAGCGGTTTTCGAAACCAGCCTCCGGTTCGGCATGTCGATGGGCCACGGCTTTTCGCCTTCGGACAAACGGGCGGTGGCAACGAAAGTCAAGGGCCATACGATTTTGGAATTGGACGGCTGCCGCGCGGCTGACCTGTACGCGAAAATGCTGGAAAGCGATGTTGACGGCTTGAGAGACAAGCACCTGACTCTGACGTCCTCCCGGCCTGTCGGAATGCCGGACATGCTGGATCAATATCACATCAATGTGGCCAGCTTTTTCACTCCCGAAGGGGGCGTGCGTTTCAGCCAGCCGGTGCCTGAAAACAGCACTATTACGATCATGGAGGCGCGGCCCGAGCAGTTGATCGAAGCGGCGCGGGAGACAGTGCGAAATGCCCTCCTGCGCGGGCAGATTCAGCGACCGGCCGTGGCCCTTGTTTTCTCGTGCGCCTTGCGCAGACATATTCTGAGAGAAAGATCGTCTGAAGAAATTTCAGCCATCCGGTCCTTACTCCCAGAAATTCCCATCCTCGGTTTTTATTCATTTGGAGAACAAGGGGTCAACGATGCCGGCGTGAGTGGTCATGGAAACGAAAAGATTACGGCTCTTGTCCTGGGAGATGAGCTTTCGACGGGCGCAGAAGTGGCCCTCGAGAACCAGCGGTTATTGAGACTTCAGCGGGAGGCTGAAAAAAAGCTTCGGTTCCAGGCCAATATCCTTGACGCCGTCCAGGACACAGTGTTGATCATTTCGAGCGAGATGAAAACGTTGTGGGGCAATCCGGTTGCCAAGGACCTCTTCGGGGACCGGCCTGAAATGTTCACCGACCCGTGTTATCGGTTTTATAAACAAAGGGACGTGATCTGTGAGGAATGTCCCGTTATCAAGACCATGACGGACGGTCGCAGTCATCAAGCGATCATGAAATCGATCGACAAGGATGGGAACGTCATCTGGCGGTTGAACCGCGCCTATCCCTATTTTGACGAACAGGGACGGATCGCCGGCGCCATTGAGATCGTATCCGACTATTCCGATCAAAAGAGGTTGGAGGACGCTCTCAAGGAGAGCGAGCTCAACCTCAAACAGGCTCAGGCCGTGGCCGGCGTGGGGAGCTGGCATCTCGACATTATGCACGATGTCCTGACCGGTAGTGACGAGGCCTACCGGATATTCGGCATCCCTAACCGCACCCCTCTAAACATAGAAACCGTTCTGGAGCGGGTGCATCCGGACGATCGAACCCTGGTGGAATCCGCATGGAATGCGGCGTTAAAGGGGGCTGTCTTCGATATCGAACACCGCATCATCTCGAGGCAGGAAGAACTCTGGGTTCATGAAAAAGCCCGCATCGTCTTTGACGGCCGAGGGACTGCAATAGAAGCGATAGGAACGGTCCACAATATTACCAAGCGCAAGCAAACCGAAGAGTCGCTGCGCGAAAGGGAGGAAAAATTCAGATTCATCAGCGAAAACATAGCGGATATTGTCTGGACCCTCGATTTGAATTTGAATACGACATACGTAAGTCCCTCTGTCGAAGCCATCCTCGGATTCACGCCGGAAGAAAGGGTAAGACAATCGTTGGAGGAGATGATTACGCCGGAATCCATTCAACGGATTCTGGCACGATTTCAGGAAGAGCTATTGCGCGAAAATGAAGATGCCGTCCCACAAGGATGGGTCTGTTATATGGATGGAAAACATCGCGAAGCCGATAAGGGATTCATCCGGATCTCTCGTAGGGATATTGGGCGTTTCGCGTGACCTCACCGAGCGCAAGCGCGCGGAAGAGGAAAAAGAAAAACTCATTAATGAATTAAGAGAGGCCTTGGCCAAAGTCAGAACGTTGAGCGGTCTTTTACCCATTTGTTCCGTATGCAAGAAGATCAGAGACGACAAAGGATACTGGAACAAGATCGAGTCGTATATTAAGGACCATTCCGAGGCGGACTTTACCCACAGTATTTGCCCGGAATGCGCTAAGAAACTATATCCCGGTTTCGGTGTATCCGGCTGAAAAAGACTCCCGGACGTCCGCTCGAACACGCCTTCCTCGGCGCCCTTTCGACCTTCGAGGTTCCCCGACTTTCCTATGGATCGCGTAAAAGCACGCAACGCCGATGCAGAAGCCCGAAACCTACCTCCCGGCAGGAAGTCGCCGCGGCGGCTAGTTACTCCAGATATAACCGCCCAGGCTGGTGAACTTCAGAGAGCCCTTCGCGCAGTGGCCGTTTGTGTCGACGCCGACGATCGTGGTTACCGGATCGCCCGTAACGGATACCTGATATGTTCCCCGGTAGCCTGTTGAAGTCAGCTCGTCTTCGCCGCCGGCATAGGTATCCTTCACGGTGAAGTAGGCCTCCTGGGAGGTAACATAGTTGTGAACGGCGGATTCGATTTTCGCACAGTACGCCAGCGAGCGATAGTTGAGGTATCTCGGAACCGCAAGGGAAGCCAGGATTCCGACGATGGCGACCACGAACATAAGTTCCACTACCGTGAAGCCATCTTTGCACCGTTCTTGAGCTGTGTTCATCACCGTTTTCCCTCCGTGTCGGCCGCGCTCGGAATCGCTATTCTCGATGCCGACGATGGAAATCTCCGAGAGTCCAAAGAAAAAAAGCCGGGTGACCTTATTCAGGCAACCCGGCTGTCTGTTCAAGACCCGTGGCTTTCCGTCCCCACCTCCCGGCGGGTTTGGCGTTCTTACTGAACAACTGTAAATATGGTTACAAGAATATATGATTACT from Deltaproteobacteria bacterium encodes:
- a CDS encoding FIST C-terminal domain-containing protein; amino-acid sequence: MKQIEVGYGAAEGKDSFSVGAEAALKAAEGITSHPLSAVLVFASVRYHLPELLGGIHHIMGHVPVFGATTAGEICNGSLHGSVVVTALASANLRVRLGLGKHVSAGWRKAVEQAIGSTEIRPYFSGNDSEIWAEMTRKGKSIFGILFSPGNTRHADSRSFETLEELKRLSAGRIPFFGGSAADDWNMEANFVLHNIEAHADSLLVAVFETSLRFGMSMGHGFSPSDKRAVATKVKGHTILELDGCRAADLYAKMLESDVDGLRDKHLTLTSSRPVGMPDMLDQYHINVASFFTPEGGVRFSQPVPENSTITIMEARPEQLIEAARETVRNALLRGQIQRPAVALVFSCALRRHILRERSSEEISAIRSLLPEIPILGFYSFGEQGVNDAGVSGHGNEKITALVLGDELSTGAEVALENQRLLRLQREAEKKLRFQANILDAVQDTVLIISSEMKTLWGNPVAKDLFGDRPEMFTDPCYRFYKQRDVICEECPVIKTMTDGRSHQAIMKSIDKDGNVIWRLNRAYPYFDEQGRIAGAIEIVSDYSDQKRLEDALKESELNLKQAQAVAGVGSWHLDIMHDVLTGSDEAYRIFGIPNRTPLNIETVLERVHPDDRTLVESAWNAALKGAVFDIEHRIISRQEELWVHEKARIVFDGRGTAIEAIGTVHNITKRKQTEESLREREEKFRFISENIADIVWTLDLNLNTTYVSPSVEAILGFTPEERVRQSLEEMITPESIQRILARFQEELLRENEDAVPQGWVCYMDGKHREADKGFIRISRRDIGRFA
- a CDS encoding prepilin-type N-terminal cleavage/methylation domain-containing protein — encoded protein: MNRQPGCLNKVTRLFFFGLSEISIVGIENSDSERGRHGGKTVMNTAQERCKDGFTVVELMFVVAIVGILASLAVPRYLNYRSLAYCAKIESAVHNYVTSQEAYFTVKDTYAGGEDELTSTGYRGTYQVSVTGDPVTTIVGVDTNGHCAKGSLKFTSLGGYIWSN